TTGCATGGTATCATTGGGTAGGTCTTGCTGCAGTAAAGcaatgaaaatattctttaatAGCAGCTCTTTGATTTAAATGTTATGGTGTCTCTGCACATTAAATTTATTTGCAGACAATGGAATGATAAATGTAGGGTAACTTCAGGCCATTCAGAAGCTAAGAACTCTGTTATGTCTACATAGGCTGTTGGGCATCAGGCCCAGTGTGAAGTAGTTCAGTCCACGGAGATGGGAGGCAAGGGAGAAATCTCGAGTGATTACGTGATCAAGCCCATGAGTTCTGTCTGTGCTGGCTGGTTTTTCAAGTAGCCCTGAAATAGAGCCCACTGCTGATTGCACTGGTCACTTTacctttcaacagtggccaacaTCTTTAAAAGACACTGTTTTGCTACAAGTTTAATAGCACTTCATTTGTAAGAGTAATTTCCAGTAACGGGTGTCTGTGCATCTAACTATGGTGTTTGTATCTGTTTTTGTTACTGCAGAGAAATTTACCAGGGTGCTGGTGGAGCAGCAACAGGACCGAGCCCGCCGGGAGCAGGAGAGAATCCGACTGTTTTCAGCTGACCCTTTTGATCTTGAGGCTCAGGCAAAGATAGAAGAGGACATAAGGTAGCAAACCTAAGTCCAAGGGAGAGCTCTGGACCCCTTTGTGGGACCCTATTCCAGttgaaaatgcattttgggggtCTAGTTGGGAATCGAGGGGCAGGTAGATCCAGCATTGTCTCCCATTTGTTGACTCTGTCACTTCTTTTAGTGGTGTGGTCTCACCCCCACAGCCATCGGAGTAGAGGCAGTCTTGGTCATTTCTCTCGACACGGGGACTGCAATTTCCCCAAATCCAGTCATCgtctttgttctttttcagggacCTTTCCCAATTCTGCAGTGCATCTCCATGAACTTGCCAGTAGAGAGCACTGCATAGAACCTGCTTAACCAAAGTTCCATGGAGACCCTGCAAGTAGCTGCCTGGGATATATTGGATCCCCTCAAGCCTGAGCACCAGGACTTGCAAATGTAGCCCCAACCCATGTCTCCTGCAGGGCAGTATCACGTGTTGTTACCAAGCAGGCTGCATCTTCTTGTTTCAGTCCATCTCTTTTTATATTTTGGATATGTCTACGCAACAAAGAAAAACTgtgacttgggctgcagggctgtttcactgctgtgtaggcTTCTGGGCTCacttcacagggtcctagagctcgaGCTCCAGCCTGATTCTGGACAGCTACACAACAGTGAAACAGCCTGCAGTCTGAGACCCATAGGCCCTGGTCAgcaggcacaggccagccacaggtgtgtAGTTGCTGTGAAGACCTACCCATTGaggtttggtctacacttaaaacttatacTGCCATAGCTCCCAGTGTAGATGCTtctgacagaagagtgcttcttGTCAGCATGGCTAACGTTTGGGGAGGTAGTGTTTCTACACCAACAGAAACTCCTCCTGTCGGTATAAGCTGCCTCTCCACTGGGCGGCTGTAAGTTtggtagtgcagacatagcccaAGTCTTTGGTTAGTTGGGGATTTCAAGCATAGTCATTGTCTGAAAAGTGgctctgtaaaaatggcaccatgCTTTCCCAGGTTTACTTCCCCTTTGTATCTTTGGTATGTAACTGCAGAGTCTGTAAGTTCGAACGAGGCTTCTCTCATTGCCAGTGCTACAGGCTCAGCTAGGTACTGCCTGTGGGAGATGAGCTCTGATTCTTATGTTTCTTACATCATCGACAATAAATTCTTGAATCAGAACACAGTAAGCGGGTTTGCTGATGTATGAAGCAGAATGTCTTCATAATAGGTTCATATTGGTTGTGCAGAGTTGGCAGTGCTAACACATGCATTAGTAAAAGGGAAAATAATCATTTATTATATTGACTACTAAAGCATTTTGCACTATGTAAGTGTTTagtatttttcagtatttcacAGTGCTGGTCAAACACTGACTAAACAGCAAAACATCCCCATGAGCTATTTAAGTTGTGTTATCCCCACTTTTCTAgataaggggaaactgaggcagagagagcaagtgatttgcccacagtTAGACAGCCATTTAGTGACAGTGGGGATTAGAACCTGGGAGCTGCTAGTTCTCAGTTTTGGTCTCTGATCACCTGACTCATGTCCCTCTTGATTCGATTTTGTCCCCATGAAAAGATGGGTTGGGAGCAGATGCTGTGTGCAGCATAATAAATGCCACATTTTACAGAGCCATGTttctaaccatttttttttttaaataaacggGGAGGAAACCAGAGCGGTGTTTGCTGTAATCACTGGTACTAAATATCTGCCAGTCACACATACTTCTTGCTCCTGGCTGACTTAATCTTGTATACTGTAAGAGAGCCCAATATGTGTTGGTTTGAGCTATATTGTGAGTAAATAAAGCCAGGGCAGCCTAGTGGCTGTGCAATATGCTGCTTTGCAGTAATCCACCTTCAGTTCCCAAGCAGCCACGTCTTAGAGCACAGCATATTCCTCTCCAGTGTCCCCTTCTAGAAGGTGTATGGAATATCACTGACTGCCTCCAAAGGGAGTTGCAGTCAGCCTTCCTGTGGTGGAGGGAGGATTGCTATACGGTACGAAAAGAGCAGGCATCTtccctcctactgaaaaaaagGGAAGCTATGTCTTTAAACTAGAGACCCTTTTATACTGGTAgatgagctatttccagcagggTAGCTGCAGATACCCAACATGCTCAAGGTTATGGCAGGCACGGAGCTGCATTTCATTTAGCTTTATCTACCTTGCATTCCTTTTTGTAGCCTTGAATTTGTAGAGAGACTTTGCGGTGTTGTCACTGCACTCACAAGAGTTTCATGCAACTTGTCCCAACCCTGATACTTGCAAAAGGGAAGACTTACTGAAATGTTATGGCAAGCATTTAGAAACATAACTTTTGGAGATCCTTGTTTTGTAGCAGAATGACTAATATGTGCAGTCTTTTGCCCCTGAGTTCTTTTTGTTAactctataatgacaggtttttgTTGTGAACAGAGAGTCAGTAGCAGGTCTCCAGGTGCTAAAGTGCATCTGACCACTTTActccagactgctgcattgggtCTCTTTAAGATGCTACAAGGAACATTCTTTCCTTCCTGCTTGCAAGCAACTTGATGCCTCTGGATTAAGGCAAGATCTTTTGCTAACATCTGCTAAGTAGGCTGGTGTTTAACTGCTGAAGTACGCCTTTCACAAGCTCTTCATAACTGGTGGTAGTGGGGACAGGGAAGATGACAAATCTGTTTGTACTCCTCGTAAAGGGGGAGGCTTTATAAATACGCTGTTTCTGTTCATGGAAGGCATGATTCCAGTTTCTGGTTTTCATTTAATTCAGGCAACAAAATATTGAAGAGAACATGACAATAGCTATGGAAGAGGCCCCAGAGAGCTTTGGCCAGGTGGTGATGCTCTATATTAACTGCAAAGTCAATGGACATCCAGTGAAAGCCTTTGTTGATTCAGGTGATTCCCCACCACATCTCCCCATTTTAAATCTCTTTACGCTCTTCTGctctccctgcttccccttctCCTGGCTCTTTAAAGGAAATAGTGAACCCCACAATAGATCAATTTATAGCATTCCCTTCCCACAGTAAAGAATTGTGTTACGAGATTTAAAAGGATCTAATTAAAATCTGAATGTACTTTCTGTCATTATTCAGcctaattaaaaatgtttaagatgcGTGTTATGGTTAAAACATGCCTGGGAGTCAGAATTCCTAGGTTCTAATCTTGCCTTTGCCACTGGCatgtaaccttggacaagtcactctagctgtgtgcctcagtttccctagctgtagAACTGAGATTTCCTTTCCTTTATAACAcaacacttttcatctgtagattgcAAAGTGTAAGTATTCAGCTTTATTGTAACTCCATAGCCATAATGACCTTCAGGTGGTGGTAGGTAGGCAGGcatgtgtatacacacagagCCATGGTATAATCAATGCCTTTATGCCATAATATAATTCCCTGCCTGCTACTGAGTCTTGCATTAAAATCTCTGTACTAGATTTTTAAACTACTCCTTGGTGGCTTTTAAATATTGCTGACTCCTCTTTTCTCTGGCGGTAGGTGCCCAAATGACCATTATGAGCCAAGCTTGTGCTGAAAGGTGTAACATAATGAGACTGGTGGACCGGCGCTGGGCAGGCATTGCTAAGGGTGTGGGCACGCAGAAAATCATTGGCAGAGTGCACTTAAGTAAGTAGTGATACAACGGGATAACTTTTCCTGTAATGGCTGTGGCTCTGCTTGGTGTCAGTCTCTACTTTAATACTCTAAACTTTGAGAACTGCTATAGAGTGGCTTAAGAGTTTATCAAGATCACATTAAGCTCACCCAGAGACACAGTAACCAGGATTCCATCATGTTAAATGTTTTCGTATACTTATCTTAACACTTAATTCTGGTAGGTCTAGAGCCCCTGTACAAATATGGAGGAAACCTTGATTCCTGGTGTTAGGTTATAAATAGCGTTATTCTTTGGTATGAGGGATCAGGATGGGGATAATGGGCAGTGTGAATTGTTCAGGGCAGAATTCCAGTGCAGCTGAGTGTATCTCATTCCGCAGTGAGGAGAGCACTTCAAGATATTTGTGTTCTTGCACAGGTTTGTCTGAAGAAAATGCCATACAAGGAAATACTATCTTCATTGTTTAAGACATTGACTGTGAATCAAAGCACCAAAACAAAATTCCACACTCTGAGCAGCTGCATGCAGCATCTTTAGCTCTAGCTTGAGGGGTTAGTTGATCAGTTCCTACTGCACTGCAGATCCAGTcagcttttaaaataatggaGGGGGAAATATTTAGCCACTGGGGGTTAACAAACTCACGAtaatcaccagggctggcttagagcGGACTTTTCCACAACCAAGTCTATGTACATTGTTCTCTGATTCCATAACTTACCCACAGAGGCTTTGTATAATTTCCCTTAGATAGATACCTACAGTGGAATCATCATGCTGCAGTGCTTGAGCACTTCTTGGTGGGTAACATGGTGTTTTCTGTGTGCTTCAGCTCAGGTTCAGATTGAAGGGGATTTTCTGCCATGTTCTTTCTCTATCCTTGAAGAACAGCCCATGGATATGCTTCTAGGACTGGATATGCTTAAGAGACATCAGGTAATTGAATCAATTGGTGCTTGTTTTGCAAACAATCCTTGGCTCTTTCGTAAGTGCTAAATGTAAGATCGTTATCATCCTTATGAATTTTTTAGGATTAAAAAATACTCTGAAGAGATATGCCGACATGCTTTTCCCATAGATTGGGGGGAAGCGCTTATACCTTGTAGGTTGTAAGTACTTTGTATCTTGTCCCAGCCTAAAGGTCTTTGCTCTGAACTCTTGGTGCCTGAAAATCCTCTGAGGTCTATACCTGAGCAATGTTTAATAAAGACTCTGGGAAGTCCTCACTTGTAGCCGTAATCATAGTCAGGCTGAAGAGCAGAAGGAACTTAACTATTCAAGAGCTGGCTAATAGGAGCCGCTGTAAGAAGCCCCTTGACATATTGAAGGCACAGGCTGCTGAGCTATTTCTACCCAGCATGTGTTTTTAGATCTACCAGTTGTTAGCACCTTCTTAACCCTTCTTCATCCAGTTAATGTAACCCCTTGATGTTTGGAAGTGACATTTTTTTTAGTGCATTGTTTAATGTGTCACTAATTTATGTATTCTGGTCCTGTGTTATTACTGATAGTTACCAAGACATCAATTGCATGTGTACTCTTTTCCCAGTGTTCCATTGATCTCAAAAAGAATGTACTAGTGATTGGCACCACTGGATCTCAGACAACTTTCCTTCCGGAAGGGGAGCTCCCAGAGTGTGCAAGACtggcatatgggccagggcgggaGGACATGCGGCCGGAGGAGATTGCAGACCAAGAACTGGCAGAAGCTCTACAGAAATCTGTAGAGGAAGCAGGTACCACAAGGAGCCAAATCAGAGTAACAATCTGAAGAGTGCTATCAGTAACATGTCAGCTCTGTCTCCTGTCACTAGAAAGTTCCTCACTTTTCTCAACTGTTCTAGCGCATCTTACTGAATGTAATGCCAGTGATGAGCAGGGGGACTTTACCCTTTCTTGCAGAGGCTCCTGATTGCTGCACTCTTTTCCTTGGGACATCTAAATCAAATCTCTCTTCGTGGACAATACAGGCCGATGGGTTGCTGTGCCATTTTAACTTGGTCTTTCTTTGTGGCTGACTAGTAGCTCTCCCATTCCTCCCTGCCTCCGTAGTCCATTAAtcttgttgtttttaatgttcaGCGAGGGGACAATTTCAGTTAAGTGATATTTTAGCCATTttaattggggggtggggaggaggacttgtggcagcagCCATGAGCCATGCTCTAATCCCCAGGCTATACAAATGCTAAAGATAAGATTGTAGTGAGCTGTTACAGAATTGTCAATTGATATTTATTTGCGTGGTAGCTACATAAATATatgaattttcaaaactgt
This sequence is a window from Dermochelys coriacea isolate rDerCor1 chromosome 18, rDerCor1.pri.v4, whole genome shotgun sequence. Protein-coding genes within it:
- the DDI2 gene encoding protein DDI1 homolog 2 isoform X5, which encodes MLLTVFCLRRDRSELTFSLQVDADFELQNFRALCELESGIPAAESQIVYAERPLTDNHRSLASYGLKDGDVVILRQKENVEPRPPVQFPGLPRIDFSSITVPGTSAQPQHQQPAQHPRPSPPGTPPSPQGLDNPALLRDMLLANPHELSLLKERNPPLAEALLSGDLEKFTRVLVEQQQDRARREQERIRLFSADPFDLEAQAKIEEDIRQQNIEENMTIAMEEAPESFGQVVMLYINCKVNGHPVKAFVDSGAQMTIMSQACAERCNIMRLVDRRWAGIAKGVGTQKIIGRVHLTQVQIEGDFLPCSFSILEEQPMDMLLGLDMLKRHQCSIDLKKNVLVIGTTGSQTTFLPEGELPECARLAYGPGREDMRPEEIADQELAEALQKSVEEAEHQKP
- the DDI2 gene encoding protein DDI1 homolog 2 isoform X4; its protein translation is MLLTVFCLRRDRSELTFSLQVDADFELQNFRALCELESGIPAAESQIVYAERPLTDNHRSLASYGLKDGDVVILRQKENVEPRPPVQFPGLPRIDFSSITVPGTSAQPQHQQPAQHPRPSPPGTPPSPQGLDNPALLRDMLLANPHELSLLKERNPPLAEALLSGDLEKFTRVLVEQQQDRARREQERIRLFSADPFDLEAQAKIEEDIRQQNIEENMTIAMEEAPESFGQVVMLYINCKVNGHPVKAFVDSGAQMTIMSQACAERCNIMRLVDRRWAGIAKGVGTQKIIGRVHLTQVQIEGDFLPCSFSILEEQPMDMLLGLDMLKRHQCSIDLKKNVLVIGTTGSQTTFLPEGELPECARLAYGPGREDMRPEEIADQELAEALQKSVEEAVVLLVLLKATEFWNLCTGRDR
- the DDI2 gene encoding protein DDI1 homolog 2 isoform X2, producing MLLTVFCLRRDRSELTFSLQVDADFELQNFRALCELESGIPAAESQIVYAERPLTDNHRSLASYGLKDGDVVILRQKENVEPRPPVQFPGLPRIDFSSITVPGTSAQPQHQQPAQHPRPSPPGTPPSPQGLDNPALLRDMLLANPHELSLLKERNPPLAEALLSGDLEKFTRVLVEQQQDRARREQERIRLFSADPFDLEAQAKIEEDIRQQNIEENMTIAMEEAPESFGQVVMLYINCKVNGHPVKAFVDSGAQMTIMSQACAERCNIMRLVDRRWAGIAKGVGTQKIIGRVHLTQVQIEGDFLPCSFSILEEQPMDMLLGLDMLKRHQCSIDLKKNVLVIGTTGSQTTFLPEGELPECARLAYGPGREDMRPEEIADQELAEALQKSVEEAAACRWHQESRERGYSSALKDSSPCGTFCVLL
- the DDI2 gene encoding protein DDI1 homolog 2 isoform X3, producing MLLTVFCLRRDRSELTFSLQVDADFELQNFRALCELESGIPAAESQIVYAERPLTDNHRSLASYGLKDGDVVILRQKENVEPRPPVQFPGLPRIDFSSITVPGTSAQPQHQQPAQHPRPSPPGTPPSPQGLDNPALLRDMLLANPHELSLLKERNPPLAEALLSGDLEKFTRVLVEQQQDRARREQERIRLFSADPFDLEAQAKIEEDIRQQNIEENMTIAMEEAPESFGQVVMLYINCKVNGHPVKAFVDSGAQMTIMSQACAERCNIMRLVDRRWAGIAKGVGTQKIIGRVHLTQVQIEGDFLPCSFSILEEQPMDMLLGLDMLKRHQCSIDLKKNVLVIGTTGSQTTFLPEGELPECARLAYGPGREDMRPEEIADQELAEALQKSVEEAGLAAPPAKDCENVEGWMIYRNVFC